The genomic window attttacatattgtgatggatgatcgatttgatgggcccagaggggtgtgtgatgtgattgagttgtggatatatggattgtgagtatagaagtgtgttttcaCTCTTTgcaaagttgggtaggtcctaggtatagggagactcacgattttcgcacgacttaggacgatttggtcttttcatgatttgtattgagtcatttgtattaaataattgtaatgtaattgtcgtgagccgataccttcttcctccgcccagccgccacagtgaccgttatcaagtctgtgagtaaaatattaattctaatcgtaatttcactattataatatgttcaagcatgcccatgcatcacttatatgcgtatatctatgtagataaactttaggcacgatttatgttgtattcataactgtgaaagtgccatgtatgttgctgtggtaatttagagcaaagCAGCGTATGCTGGCGCatggtgatgtggtgtggactatggatgggACGTAGTCACGCTGAGATCTTCACTGACCCGATCCTTctggggtagtcacgcttgagttcttcagacCTCCGATTTGTATTATTAactgaaagtccggcttgagttcttcgctggcactaggttggatttaagagacatgtataggggatcaactctcatATATTAAGATTAAtattactgggtgcgtgagtgctccaaattacctttttgatgttatgatgtgaaaatgtggttgatgttgcatttcactctatagggtgcattagttttagatagttatagagattatggttaaaattgatattttactctctaagtcgaacgctcactcctgtttaatattttttcaggctacaagaggattttattgtggttaacctgcttttcttcttcgcaggttgtttatcaatatttgtataattttatttactcctagaattttcgcatgtgttagagatatttaaatgattcgggtctataATATAtattgtcatgtggacctgtaaaattattatatgcatgtttgatggattggatgagggagctgagctcccatttattttttgatgctgatatgagtatgtggagggtgagctgagctccccaattgatgatatattttgttcatGTGCTCGTGAGTCAAAATTCCcgctgaaaggtccactttatggtcggactctattcggttggtttcttgaaagtgggcccaaatgggccttagagttgtgtTAATGTATAGTTATGCTTACTACGGCCTCggctttaggtcgcctgtgtcctagtgccggCCCAAATTCATAGGTTGGTTCGTGACAACTACAATTAGAGATTAACATATTGAACATctcaattaaaatttcaatttattgaatacttaaacttataaaaattataacaattaaatataaattaatcatGTCTTTAATGATTTGTctacaaaaaaaaaagttaaaaattgtCCCACTTATTGCTATGCACTGAATTTTACTCTAAATTTTCAACAGAAAAACAATTGATAAATTTGccttctaaattttaaaaaatgatcTCACTTAAAGCACAATTAGCAAAATTTAGAGTATAATCAACAATAAAAGAGATCATCTGTGACCTTTTTTAATAAACTATTGATGACATGATTAATTtatgtttaattattataatttttataaatttatcattttaattcaggtATAAAATGAGTTAATTCCAAATATATTAAGTGATATAGAAGTATATATTTGGCAAAATCTTTGATCCTTTCTAGCTTTTCATGGctcttattattaataaaaatctaAGCTTTTTAAAAAAAAGTCTTTCACCCTTAATTTTGTCCTATATCTTTGCCGGTGCTTTGAGTTGATGTTTAGCTGGTCCATGATTCAACAGATATTTTTTGTAGCAGTTGTCCTTTAATTATTAGGTGGTTCCGCTCATTAAATAACCCAGCTACGCTTAAAAATACTCCACGCACAGCCTCTCCAGTATACTCTTCCTGGATTTGTCATGAATCAAGCAAAAGGGTCTCTCACCACATCGCTTCTCTTCCTGTTTTTCCACTTCTGCATATCTATTGACACTATAACGCCAACCCAGTTCATCAAAGATGGTGATATTTTAGTCTCTAAAGGAGAACGTTTCGCACTTGGGTTCTTCAGCCCAGGCACTTCTACTCGTCGCTACGTCGGAATTTGGTACAACAAAGTTTCAGAACAAACCGTTGTCTGGGTGGGAAATAGAGATAATCCTGTCAATGATGCTTCTGGGGTACTCACTATCAACAGTCAAGGTAACCTTGTCTTGTACGAGAAAAACCAAACTATTCCTCTCTGGTCCACCAATTTCTCTACATCAACGAGTAATTCCATGGCTCAGCTCCAGGATTCGGGAAATCTTGTTTTGCTTCAGCGGGATACTGAAAGGTTCTTATGGCAAAGCTTTGATTATCCTACAGATACCTTACTTCCTAACATGAAGCTTGGATTGAACACAAGAACTGGCAAGAATTGGGTTCTTACTTCTTGGAAATCAAAAGATGACCCTGGAACAGGTGACATTGTCTACAGAATCGATCCAAGTGGGGTGCCTCAGTTGTTTCTATATAAGGGTTCTGTTCGGTGGTGGCGAGGCGGACCATGGACAGGAGAAAGATGGAGCGGAGTACCCGAGATGACACGTAATTACATCTTTAATGTCAGTTTTGTGAACAATAAGGGTGAGGTATCCATCGCGTATGGTTTGACTAATCCGTCTCTCGTCTCGAGAATGATGTTCAACGAGTCAGGAAACGTGCAACGGGCCACGTGGAATCAAAGAGACCATAGGTGGATCGGGTTTTGGTCCGCCCCGAAAGAACAATGTGATAACTATGGCGAATGTGGTGCAAATAGTAATTGCGATCCATATGATTCTGATAGTTTCATATGCAAATGTTTGCCAGGATTCGAACCAAAGTCACCAAGGGATTGGTACCTGAGAGATGGCTCAGGTGGTTGTATCAGGAAAGCCGGCGTGTCAACGTGTCAAAGTGGGGAAGGGTTCGTGAAGATGGAACGCGTGAGAGTTCCAGACACTACAAAGGCACAAGCGGACATGAACTTGAGCTTGAAGGTATGTGAGCAAGAGTGCTTGAAGAATTGTTCCTGCACGGCTTACACAAGTGCAGATGAGAGAGGGTTTGGGTGTATGAGATGGTATGGAGATTTGGTTGATACGAGAACCTATTCCAGTGTGGGACAGGACATATATGTACGTGTGGACGCAGCTGAGTTAGGCATTTCTCTGTTTTGCTACCAACttctttattatatatattcatTTTTCTTTGTTCTGATTGATCAAATAGGATTAGGATCGAGTCTCTATTAGGTTCCTTTTGGATTactctatacttcattttctagGAAAatgaatgatatatatatatatatatatatatatatatatatatatatatatatatggagtaaTGTATTTGATTACACAGTGAAAAGCAATATTCTCTTTTTCttataaactttaaaaattaataaatttaaaaaaattcaaaatcaaaTTATTCTTATTTGTTATACTTTTGAAGGAGGAGAAATACCCATTAGCTAGCCTTAATAGTCAATAATACAAATCACCATTATAGCTTGATTAAGACAAAGCGAATTGACATTTCAACTAGTCATTTGTTAAGATGGGACATCTCTTTGCTTGATTTTCTAGACGGGGCTGAGTTAATGGATCCCA from Hevea brasiliensis isolate MT/VB/25A 57/8 unplaced genomic scaffold, ASM3005281v1 Scaf128, whole genome shotgun sequence includes these protein-coding regions:
- the LOC110664527 gene encoding LOW QUALITY PROTEIN: G-type lectin S-receptor-like serine/threonine-protein kinase RKS1 (The sequence of the model RefSeq protein was modified relative to this genomic sequence to represent the inferred CDS: deleted 1 base in 1 codon), encoding MNQAKGSLTTSLLFLFFHFCISIDTITPTQFIKDGDILVSKGERFALGFFSPGTSTRRYVGIWYNKVSEQTVVWVGNRDNPVNDASGVLTINSQGNLVLYEKNQTIPLWSTNFSTSTSNSMAQLQDSGNLVLLQRDTERFLWQSFDYPTDTLLPNMKLGLNTRTGKNWVLTSWKSKDDPGTGDIVYRIDPSGVPQLFLYKGSVRWWRGGPWTGERWSGVPEMTRNYIFNVSFVNNKGEVSIAYGLTNPSLVSRMMFNESGNVQRATWNQRDHRWIGFWSAPKEQCDNYGECGANSNCDPYDSDSFICKCLPGFEPKSPRDWYLRDGSGGCIRKAGVSTCQSGEGFVKMERVRVPDTTKAQADMNLSLKVCEQECLKNCSCTAYTSADERGFGCMRWYGDLVDTRTYSSVGQDIYVRVDAAELGISLFCYQLLYYIYSFFFVLIDQIGLGSTKYGKSKGPLSKKGVQAIMIVSIIVRTLFLLAFSKILFRSRKRKARDRRSKSLFNFTTSATYLEDSQSGKGSDEVGISDLPCFDLKTIAAAIDNFSDANKLGEGGFGSVYKGLLYGEKEIAVKRLSKYSGQGNEEFKNEVTLIAKLQHRNLVRVLGYCIQEREKMLIYEFLPNKSLDSFIFGMSFQNEMSARTRIYNCINALI